The Hymenobacter swuensis DY53 genome includes the window CGACAAGGCCAAGGACTTTGCTCTCGTGCAGAACGTAGCCGGTAAGCTGTTCACGCTGCCCGAGTATCAGGAGTTTGTGCAGGCCAACCAGAAGGACAAGAACGAGCAGACGGTGGTGCTGTACACCACCGACGCAGAGGCCCAGCATGGCTTCGTGCAGGCGGCTCAGGACCGGGGTTACGACGTGCTGGAGCTCAACGGCCCGCTCGATTCGCACTTCATCGGGCAACTGGAGCAGAAGCTCGAAAAGACTACGTTCAAGCGCGTGGATGCCGATACGGTGGGCAAACTCATCGAGAAGGAGGAAACCACAGAAAGCGTACTGAGCGACGATGACACAACCAGGCTGCAGGACGTGTTCAAGGTGGCCATCAGCAACGAGCACATGCATGTGCAGGTAGAGGCTCTTTCGCCCCAGGATGCGCCGGTTATCATCACGCTGCCCGAGTTCATGCGCCGCATGAAGGACATGCAGCGCGCCGGTGGCGGCGGTGGCATGCAGATGTTCGGCTCCCTGCCCGACAGCTACACGGTGAGCGTGAATGCCAATCACCCGGTAGCCCAGCGCGTGCTGAAAGCCGAGGGCGAAGCCGGCAGTCAGTTGGCCCGTCAGGCGTTTGATCTGGCCTTGCTGGCCCAGGGCCTGCTGAAGGGTGAGGCGCTAACCGCGTTTGTGAAGCGCAGCGCCGACCTTCTAGCGGCTGAGTAGTCTTAGAAAGTCTGTAAAGTATTAAGCAGTACAAAACCTCGGTGGCTCAGGCTGCCGGGGTTTTGTCGTTTGGGCTAGCAGAAGCTACATGGGTTTGAGCATGAGCTTTTTGCCTGCGTGTGAGGGTGGAAGCTGGCAAGTTTGGGCATCAGAACCATTTCACTAAGCTGCTCAGCGTACTCAGCTACTCTCCCTTAGGCACCAAATCCCTCTATATTTACGTTCGATGCTGCGAATCCTGCCCGTTACCCCAATGCGTCTGTTGCGTTTCTCTGTGCTATTGCCGGTCCTGCTGTTGCTAGGTGCCTGCTCCAAAAAAACCGTCTCGTTCAATAGCCGGCCCGATGCGCCCGTGGTGTTGGCTAGTAGTGATACGCTAACCACGGCGGCTGACACGACTGCCGCGCCCTCGCTGCAGGCCAAGCGCACAGCTCTGACCAAAGACCAGGAAAAGGCCGCTAAAGAGAAGGAGAAGCTGGCCCAGCGCAAGCCCAAGAAGAAGAAAAACGTCTTTTTGGGAGAGCGAATCAAGAAAGGATATGTGAAATCAGGGCCGAAGGGCAAGAACCAGTACGTGGAAATCTTCTACTACCTGCGCACCTTCCAGCAGCCCAACCCATTTGCGCCGGCCCGTTACTATTTCAACCCCCGCAAGCGCAAAATCTTCAAGGCCAACACTGAGCTGAATGCCGGCACTGACAAGGTGTTGCATGGCCCCTACAAAAAAATGCAGGGCGGCAAGGTGATAGAAACCGGGTACTTCGCGGTAGGTACCCGCCATCTGCGCTGGGAGAAGTTCAACCGCGACAATACGCTGCTGGCCAAAACACACTACGAAATGGGCTTCCCGCGCGACGCCAACGTGACCTACTACGACGCGGGCCAGAAGCAGGTGAAGGAAGTAGTGCCCTACTACAACGGCAAGCTGGAAGGCGACTATGTGCGCTACAACGAGAACGGCCAGATGGAATGGGTGGGCCAGTTCGAGAACGGCAAGCGTGTGGGCAACTGGGACCGGTACTGGGGCTTCCGTAACACCCGCAACCGCCTGCGCTACCAGTACCAGTACGGCGAATCGGGCTACGACCCGGAAGTGACCGAGCCGGTGCTGGTAAAGGAGTACAACCGCAACGGCGTGCTTATTTACGAGAAAGATAAGCTGGATAACCGCGATAAACCCGACACCGCCCGCCCCGGCAGCAAGCGGTGAAGTGGTGAATTTGTGAAATGGTGAGTTTGACGTTCAGCCCGCGCAAGTGGCGCAACAAGAACGTCAAACTCACCATTTCACAAATTCACCACTTACCAGAATGCATCCTCGAAGTGTTCGATGCGCAGACCCTGGGTGGTAGGGGAGAGGGCCAGAATATCAAAGCGGATGTCACCGGCCCAGTTGAGCTCTTCCTGCAGGTGTTCGGCTGCCAAGCGCAGCAACTGCCGTTTGCGCTCTGTCACGAATTCTTCGGGGTGACCGTACTGAGCTGAGGAGCGCGTTTTCACCTCCACAAACACCAGCAGCTCCCGGCCCCGGTGCATAATCAGGTCTACTTCGGCGCGGCGGTGGCGGAAGTTGCGGTACAACAGCTTGTAGCCCCGGGCCAGCAGGTACTGCAGGGCCGTCTCTTCTCCGTCATGGCCAAGTTGGTGGGCGGCAGTTGGCATAGAGGGTGGGCTCAGGTTAATATGAGTGGCTGGAACAGGTGAACTAGTACCTGAAGTAGCCGGTTTGGTGCTAAATCTAGTACCTTTGCGCGTTCCTTGAGCGGTAGGCGCTGCTCTTTTCGGTGGTGGTATCCGTTAGTGCCGGTTTGCTGCGTAAGAAACCTGCTCGCCATCTAAAAAGGGCCAATTTTCTGCCTGTTGGGGCAGCTAGTTCGTAGCCAGCAGGAGGATTTGCGCTTATCAGGTCCCGTCTTTTTCAGATAGCCCATGTCTCTATATTCTGCCTGCGTAAGTCCCACTGATGTTGGTGCTACGCCGGAGCCGGCCGCTGCTCCGGCCACGACTGGCCAGAACCGCCGGGTGTCCGTACGCCGTCTGGGGTTGGTTGACTACCAGCCCGCCTGGGATGCTCAGGAACAGCTGCTGGCCGAAACGCTGGCGACCAAAACCCTGAACCGGCAGCGGCAGGAAGCCGGAGAGTTGCCCGAACCCACTGCGAACTACTTACTGCTTTGTGAGCATCCACACGTCTACACATTAGGCAAAAGCGGAAAGCCTGAACACCTGCTACTCGATGAAGCCGGCCTAACGGCACATCAGGCTACCTTCCACCGTATCAACCGGGGTGGTGATATCACCTACCACGGTCCCGGCCAACTGGTTGGTTACCCCATTTTCGACCTCGACAACTTCTTCACGGACATTCACCGCTACTTGCGGCTGCTGGAAGAAGCCGTCATCCTCACCCTGGCCGAATATGGCGTGCGGGCCGGCCGCATTGCGGGCCTCACCGGCGTCTGGCTCGATTTTGAGGAAGGCGCGGCCAACCCGCGTAAAATCTGTGCTATGGGTGTGAAATGTAGCCGTTGGGTTACCATGCATGGCTTCGCGCTCAACGTCAATACCGACCTTTCGTACTTTGGCTACATCGTACCCTGCGGCATTACCGATAAGGCGGTTACCTCACTCCGCCAGGAACTAGGCCATGCCGTGCCCTTGGCTGAAGTGCAGGACCGCCTGCTTCCACACCTGGCCCGCCTGTTTGGGGCCAGCCTTGCCACTGAATCTGCTTTATGAAGGAAGATATTGCCTTTGCTCCGGTAGAAGGAGTTTCCATTGCCATTGTGCCCGATGAGGCGGCTACTACCACCGAAGGCCAGCCCGGCTGGTTGGTGTACCTGCTCAACTACAACGACCATGAGCTGGAAAATGTCATCGTTAGCTCCAACGGCTACGGAACCAACGCGGAAGGGGAGCCGGTGCGCACCTCTACGCTGCGTCATTCGCTGTTGATGGTTCCCGAGCAAGCCGCCGTTCCCGTCGAACCGATTGATCCGGCCCTATTTCACCTGAACAACCAATATTGGGTGAGCTATTACGTCGGTGGTCAGATTTTTGATAAGAAGTTCATCTTCGTGCCCGATTCCATCGTGGCCGCTAACCTGACGCCCATTACTTTGCTGGACCGCTCTGGGGTACTGCACAGCTAACCGTATCTTTGCTTTTCCATTTCCTGTCTCACGTTGAGGCATGTTTACAAAAATAGCCGAACCGCAATGAATGCACTCGGAATTCAGTTGGGTCTGTCCTCCCTGTGGGCGTTTCTGGTGGCCTTGTTCGCCGTCCCGTCCATCATTTACATCGCCCACCTGAAAAACATGCTCGATACGCCCAACGTGCGTACCGTGCACGAGTCGCTGACGCCGCGCCTGGGCGGCGTGGCGGTATTTGCAGGCTTTATGTCGGCTCTCACCATTTTTGCCCCTCTTAACAACGGCGTGCAACAGCTACTGGCAGGTTGTATCGTGCTGTTCTTTGTGGGTTTGAAAGATGATCTGGTCAGTATTTCCGTTGCCAAGAAATTTGTGGGCCAACTACTGGCCACAGGTGTGGTCATGATTATGGCTGATGTGCGCATTACCAGCTTTCAGGGCATTCTGGGAATTCAGGAGCTGCCCATCGGCATCAGCTATGCCTTTACCTTTTTCGCCATCGTGGGCATCACCAATGCCATCAACCTCATTGATGGCCTCGACGGACTGGCCGGTTCCATTGTCCTCATCATTGTAAGCACTTTCGGCTACTACTTTTACCGCTACGGCGGGCCTGATTTTCAGAACTATGTGTTCGTGTCGGTGTGCGTGGTAGGCGGTATTTTGGGCTTTCTGCGCTATAACTTTCACAAGGCCACCATCTTCATGGGCGACACCGGCTCGTTGGTGTGCGGCTTTATCGTGTCAATACTCACTATTCAGTTTATTGAGATGGGCCTGAAAGTAGGCCAGCCGTTCGCCTCCTCGGCACCGTCGGTAGCCGTGGGTATTCTGTTCGTACCGCTGTTCGATACGCTGCGGGTGTTCATTGTACGCATGATGGCCGGCCGCTCGCCTTTCTCGCCCGATAAGAACCACGTCCACCACCGTATTCTGGCTATGGGCTTCCAGCAAATCGGCACAGTTATTCTGTTGGGCCTGCTCAATATTGTGGTCATTCTGTTTGTCATCAACTTCGCTTACCTCGGCAATACCATTTTGATTGCCATGCTGGTAGCATTTTCTCTGTTGCTGAGCGTATTCCTAGGCGTGTATCATAGTCGCGCCGAGCGGCAGCGCGTAGCTTCCTAAACAACGACCGGAAGGGTGCAGAACAGTTATTGTCTTTTCATGTGCCTGCTCTGGCTTTGTGGCCTGAGTCTGGGGCCGGCCACCGCCCGGGCCGCCGAATACCGTCCATTGCCTCCTGCACCGCGCGCCGGACTTACTGCCGACTGGCTCATTTTTGATGAGCCACGCAACCGCTTGGTCCTGTATCTGCCTGACTACCACCAGCCAGCCCATGCATACTACCAATGGTTGACCATCCGCCCGGGCAAAGGCCTGCCTGTTAGCTTCACAGCCCGCGAGAAGCTGAGCCTTTTTCTGGATAACCGCTTGGTTTTCACGGCTCGTGTGCCGGCTTCGTATACCGTCGACTTGTCGTTGCTGTTGCCGGCTGGTAGTCCGGCCGGACCCCACTTATTGTGCGTCTGGCAGCCCGACGCCGCCCCTGATCTGGCTTCCTTCAGCAATGCGGTGCCCTTGGTGGCAGCAAAGCCCGGGGCCGCTTCTTCCGCTTCACTAGCAGCTCAGCCCCGGCCCAGAGGGCATCAGGGGCAGAATGTTTTTGTGGGCTTCCTATTGCTGATCGGGTTGTGTTATGGCGGCCTCCGGGCTACGTATCAGCCGGGATTTACGCGCATCTACCAGCTGGAAGGCCTTTGGGGCAAAGGGGCTGCCGAGCAGGATTTCCTGATCAAGCCAACCCTGACTTGGCTGAACTTGGTGCTGGTGCTACTGTTTTCGCTGTCATTTGCGTTGTTGCTGGTCGCCATTCATACCAATATTCAGAGCATCGTAATCCTGCGCCGCCTGTTTGATGTGGCCGAGTCTGCCATTATGGTGCGCGTCCTGCTGTATACGCTACTGGTCGCCGGGTTCGTGCTGGGCAAATACCTGTTCCTGGAGTTGCTGGGCTACATCTTCGATGTAACGGAGCTGGTCACCATCCAGTACCGCGAATTTATCCGGACCATCCTGTTTATGGGTCTGTTTTTACCCGTTGTAATGCTGCTGTATCTGGGCCTTAATCAGCGGCTGCCTGAAACTGTGCTGTGGGTTTCCAACGGAGTGGTTTCCTTGCTGTTGGTTGGAACCTTACTGCGGGTAGCTCGGACCTTACACCGCAAGACATCCTTACTGAATCTGCATTTGTTTTCTTACCTTTGCGCCACAGAAGTGATTCCCCTGATCATTCTGCTCAAGCTGATCGTTTTTACCTACTGACACACACCACTACCGACCTGCATCGGTAGATCCGCAATGCCTCCCTTATTGCCTTAGACTTACCCTTTTTTCTACCCTATGGCCGAGAGCAAAGACCAACCGGGGGCGGGCCGCCACACTAGGCGCATCTCCAGCATTCTGGTCACCCAGCCTAAACCCACTAATGATGTCTCGCCGTACTTTTCTATTGCAGAAAAATACGGGATTAAAGTAGACTTCCGGGAGTTTATCGAGGTTCAGCCAGTTTCCTACAAGGATTTCCGCAAAGAGAAAGTCAACATTGCTGAGCATACGGCGGTTATCTTCACCAGCCGCAATGCCGTTGATCATTTCTTCCGGATTTGCCAGGAGGCGAAGATTGAGATGCCCGCTGAAATGAAGTATTTCTGCATTTCGGAGCAGACGGCCAATTACTTGCAGAAGTACATCGTACTACGCAAGCGCAAGCTGTTCGTGGGCCAGCGCACGGCTGCCGACTTGTTTGAGGTCATCAGGAAGCACAAGGGCGAGAAATTCCTGTATCCGTGCTCTGACATCCGCAAGGACGATATTCCAGAGTTCATGCGGGCTAACAGCTTAAAATTCACCGAAGCGGTTATCTATCGTACCGTTGCCAGCGACCTGTCGGATCTGTCAGATGTGAAATACGATTGTATTGCCTTCTTCAGTCCTTCCGGCATCAGTTCGCTCTTCATCAACTTCCCCGATTTTGAGCAGAACGGTACCCGCATTGCAGCTTTCGGACCCACAACGGCCAAAGCAGTTGTAGACGCCGGACTTGAGCTTGATATTGAAGCCCCGCAGCCTAATGCGCCTTCTATGACCGGTGCCATTGAAGCGTATATTCGGTTGCACCATGGCACTGAAGCCCCCAGAGAGAAAAAACAGAGTAAATAAGTGCCTGCCTTTTTAGAACAAAGGGAATAGATTTCTATTCCCTTTTGTTTTTCTGGTAGAATTTGTTGCAGAGGCTTTTTTGCATACATTTGAAAAGGCCATGCCCATCATTTTTTAGGCATAACTGGCTATACTCAATACCTTATGAAGAAGGCTCTACTCACTGCTATTGTCTTCTCCTTCGCCTTTGGCACTGCTATGGCGCAGCAGCAGCCCCAGTTTAGCCATTACGGCTTTAATGGGATGTTCCTGAACCCAGCATATGCGGGTATCAAGGGGCAGGGAGAAATTACTGCGCTTGGCCGTTCACAATACTTTGGGTACAACGCAACGTTTGATAACGGGGGCTCCCCTCAAACCTATATGCTTACGGCTTCCCTTCCGGTAGCAGCTATAGGTGGCGGCCTCGGTATCGGTATCTACCGGGACAAAATTGCCGAACTTACGACAACCAACGTTCAGCTTTCGTATTCCAAGCATATCAAGATAGGAGAAGGCCGGCTGGGCATTGGTGTGCAGGGAATATTCAATAATATCTATCAGGGCACCTACCGGGCTATAGATCAAGATGATATAAAGGTTCCACGAGAAGGCGCCGACCGGAAGATTGACGCGGGTGTTGGGGTGTGGTATGAATCCGATAAGCTCTATGCCGGCTTGAGCGTCAATAACCTGCTTCGTTCTAGCTACAAATTCAATAGCCAGGTGGTGGGAGGTAAAACGGCTGAGTACATCAACGAAAATCACGCGTACCTGACGGCTGGGTATAATATTGAGGCCTCATCCTCCGTTGTAGTAACGCCTACTGTGCTGATGAAAGTGGTATTACCGGGCAAGTTTGGAGATGATAGTAAGTTTGCCTTCAAAAATAATTCGTACGAAGCAGGCGTACGCGCTACTTTTAATGATCGGTTTTGGGGGGGCTTAGGCTATCGGTACGATGAATCAGTTACGGCTTTAGGAGGCTTGAGCTTCTCGAAAGACAATGCAATGCGGGTGGGATTAGCTTACGACTTAATTGCATTTAATCAGGATGCAAGGGCGCTTAGTTCATTTGAAATTATGCTCTCTTATCGTCTGCCCAAACCGGGTTTAGCAATCCGCCCAGCAATCCGTACACCGCGCTACAGCTTCTAAAAAGAGGCTTGGAATACAGTTAACTCATTACTCGCCATATATTGATCTAGCACAACTGACGAGCTGATATTAACTCATTGTTAACCATTGTTTAACCGGCTAATCAGCCAGTTCGCAGACAAATGGGATGCATTGAGCGATAGGCTTGCGTACGAACGTATGATTCGTTAGATTTGCCAGCTCGAAAAATTGTAATCTTTGGATATCGCCGCCTCGACCGTCTTTTTCTTTCTCACATGAACAAGTTTCTCGTATTGCCTCTCGTCGCTTTTTCGACGCTCATTCTGGGGGGCTGTGGTTTCGGTACAGGGCCGCAGGGTGACCTGGTTGGTGCGGAGGACCGTCCGGAGTTTAACCCGCAGGAGGTGCCCTACGGCATGGTACCCTGTCCTGGTGGAACCTTCCACATGGGCCAGACGGACCAAGATATTTCGGCCTCTATGGTCAACATGAACAAGCAGGTGACTATCGCCGGCTTCTACATGGATGAGACGGAAATCACGAACAATGAGTACCGCCAGTTCATGAATGCCATCCGGCAGGACTCCATTGACGTACTGGGCGAGGAGTACGTGATGACGGAGCTCTACCCCGATACTACGGTTTGGGTGCGCGACTTTACTTACCACATGGGTGACCCCCTGATGGAGTATTACTACACGCACCCAGCCTTCGATGACTACCCGGTGGTTGGGGTTGACTGGTTTGCCGCTAAGTACTTCTGCAACTGGCGCACCAAAAACAAAAACGCGGCTAATGCTGAAGCCGGTCTGGCTCCTACCCCCAACTTTCGCCTGCCTTCCGAGGCCGAGTGGGAATATGCTGCCCGCGGTGGCCGTGACCTAGCTACATATCCCTGGGGTGGTCCTTATCTGCGCAACTCGAAAGGCTGCATGCTGGCTAACTTCAAGCCCGGTCGTGGCGACTATGCTTCGGACGGTTACGCTTACACTTCGCCGGTGGGTGCCTTCTTCCCCAATGACTTTGGCCTGTACGATATGTCGGGCAACGTGTCGGAGTGGTGCGATGATGCCTACATGGAAGCTTCCGTACCGGTGGTGTGGGATATGAACCCAACCAACCCCGATGATAACGAGCCCCGCAAAGTAGTGCGTGGCGGTTCCTGGAAGGACATTGCGTACTTCCTCGAAACCGGTACCCGCAACTTTGAATACCAGGATTCGGCTCGCTCTTACATTGGGTTCCGTACCGCCATGATTCAGATCGGCATGGGTACCAACGAAAGCCTGAACTAATTGCCGGTAACATCCGGTGCAGTAAAACTCCCACACACTACTGCTTTGCTTTCTTAAAATTCATTACCACAACAACTTCTTTTCCAACATCACAATCACATGGCAGCTAAAGGCGGTAGTTTTCTGTACGATGTGCTGATGCCCAAAGTGTACGGCATCGGCGCAGCAGTCGTAATCGTAGGGGCATTGTTCAAAATTCAGCACTGGGAAGGTGCCAGCGAAATGCTGATTGTAGGTCTGGGCACAGAAGCCCTAATCTTCCTGCTGAGCGCATTCCAGCCCAACCCCAAAGAAGTTGACTGGTCCTTGGTTTATCCGGAACTGAGCGAAGGTTACGATCCTTCCACCAACAGCAACAAGTTCGTTGAGCAAAGCACCGGCACGGGCCTGACCCGCAAGCTAGACGATATGCTGAAAGATGCCAACGTGACGCCTGAGGCTATTGCGTCGCTGGGCCAGGGCCTGAACCGCCTGAGCACCACTACGCAGCAGCTCTCGACCCTCGGCGACGCTACCAGCGCTACCGATGAGTACACCACCAAGGTGCGCACCGCCGCTCAGTCGCTGGAGCGTATCAACGAGGCATATTCGAACACTGCTACGGCCATGACGGCTATGGCTGATGCCACCAACGATGCTCGTGAGTACCATGTGCAGGTGCAGAACGTGACCAAGAATCTGGGCGCGCTGAATGCAGTGTACGAAATGGAACTGCAGGATGCCAACACGCACCTGAAGTCCATGAATAAGTTCTACGGTACCTTGGCTCAGGCCATGGAGAATCTGACCGAAGCTGGTAAAGAAACCGACCAGTTCAAGCAGGAAGTGACCAGCCTGACCACCAACCTCAGCTCGCTGAACCGTGTGTATGGTAACATGCTGAACGCCATGCGTGCTACCAACTAAGGTAGCTGCACTGTACGTCTCAGATTAAATTCCACACAGTATAGTAACAGGTAGACACGATGGCGGGAGGTAAAGAGACTCCACGGCAGAAGATGATCGGGATGATGTACTTGGTACTCACCGCTCTTCTGGCCCTACAAGTAAACTCAGCAATTCTGCTCAAGTTCAAGTTTCTGGATGACAGCTTGTCGGCTATCAACGGCAAAGTGTCGAAGGCGAACGATGACAAGGTAAAAGGCATTAAGGGGCAGGTTGAAAAAAACCGTAACCAAGCCAAAGACCTTGCTGTGCTGAAGCAGAGCGAAGAAGTTCGGCAGAAAACGCAGGAAATAGTTGCGTACTTGTCTTCCGTCCGCACCAAGCTGCTGGAGAAAACGGAAAACAAGGGTAAGAACGAATTCAAGAACATGAGCGCCGAGGATAAAGTGGCAGAGCTAATGTTGGGTGCCAGTCAGAATGGGGAAGGCTATACGATGAAAGGGCAGTTGAACAACTACTCTACTTACATCAAGCAGTTCGTGCCTAACGCTGGTGCTTTGGCCCTTGATGCCAAGGAAGATCCAATGGTGACGGAGAAGGAGCAGAAGAGCAAGAACTTTGCTCAGCTCAGCTTCGAAAATACGCCGGTAGTTGCTGCTTTGGCCGTTCTCTCGCAGAAAGAAGCCGAAGTGCTGAAGTATGAATCAGATGCACTGAGTGCGTTGGCCCAACGCGTAGGTGGTTCGGTTATCGTATTCGACAAAATCGGGGCTTTTGCTAGCGCGGAGTCGAATACGGTGGCTGCTGGTACTAAGTACAAAGCAGAACTTTTCCTGACGGCTTCAGCTTCGGGTCTGAACCCCAGCATGACGCTGAACGGCTCACCGCTGAAAGTGGATCAGGCAACCGGCAAAGGTAAAATCGAATTCACGGCTCGTCCCGGCGCTTTCGACCAAGCTGGTAACGCCAAAGGCTCTTGGACCGGTACCATTCGATTCAAGCAGAATGGCCGCGACACAGTCTTTACTGTAAAGACGCCTTACACCATTACCAAGCCCGTAATGCAGATTCAGTCGGCTTCGGTTCAGGCGTTGTATTTCAAGTGCGGCAACAAGCTGAGCGTACAGGTACCCGCGCTGGGTGCTCAGTACGATCCTAGCTTCTCTGCTTCCGGTGCTTCTACCATCAAAGGCTCGGCTAAAGGAGAGGTAACGCTGGTTCCCAATTCGAAGGAAGTAACTCTGAACGTTAGCAGCGGCGGCAACCCCATTGGCTCGCAAACCTTCCAGGTTCGCCCCATTCCTAAGCCGGAGATTCAGTGCTGGGTAGGTGGCCGTCCGGCTAACGAAAAGCAAGGTACTCCGATTACGGCCGTTCGTAACATGAATATGAAGGCGGTAGCCGATGCTGGTTTTGCTACCTTCCTGCCAGATGATGCTCGTTTCCGGGTATCGCGCTACGAAATCACGTTGGTACGTGGCAAGCGTCCGGCTATGCAAACCATTACTGTCAATGGTCCAACGGTTGATCTGAGCAGTGTGGTAAACACCGCTCGTGAAGGTGACCGTCTGTACATCGAAGTAAAAGGTGTTCAGCGTCAGAATTTCCAAGGCAACGTGGAAGACGTAAATGTTTCAAAGCAGTTCAATATTCCGCTGCTGTAAGCGTTACTGACTCTGAACTATCCGTCGCGCTTTTTTGATTACCCTGGTATGAACAAATTCCTCTCCTTCGCCGCTCTGACGGCCGGCCTGACGCTGTCGGTGGCAGCCTCGGCTCAGGAACAAGCTACCACCGCGAGCAGCAATGGCTCGTACCGCCCGATTCCGAATTCGGACATCATGTTCCGAAAGACCATCTGGCGCGCGATTGACCTGCGCGAGAAGCAGAACAAACCCATGTTCGCCGAAGGCAAGGAAATCAGCCGT containing:
- the porL gene encoding type IX secretion system motor protein PorL/GldL, producing the protein MAAKGGSFLYDVLMPKVYGIGAAVVIVGALFKIQHWEGASEMLIVGLGTEALIFLLSAFQPNPKEVDWSLVYPELSEGYDPSTNSNKFVEQSTGTGLTRKLDDMLKDANVTPEAIASLGQGLNRLSTTTQQLSTLGDATSATDEYTTKVRTAAQSLERINEAYSNTATAMTAMADATNDAREYHVQVQNVTKNLGALNAVYEMELQDANTHLKSMNKFYGTLAQAMENLTEAGKETDQFKQEVTSLTTNLSSLNRVYGNMLNAMRATN
- the porK gene encoding T9SS ring complex lipoprotein PorK/GldK, with translation MNKFLVLPLVAFSTLILGGCGFGTGPQGDLVGAEDRPEFNPQEVPYGMVPCPGGTFHMGQTDQDISASMVNMNKQVTIAGFYMDETEITNNEYRQFMNAIRQDSIDVLGEEYVMTELYPDTTVWVRDFTYHMGDPLMEYYYTHPAFDDYPVVGVDWFAAKYFCNWRTKNKNAANAEAGLAPTPNFRLPSEAEWEYAARGGRDLATYPWGGPYLRNSKGCMLANFKPGRGDYASDGYAYTSPVGAFFPNDFGLYDMSGNVSEWCDDAYMEASVPVVWDMNPTNPDDNEPRKVVRGGSWKDIAYFLETGTRNFEYQDSARSYIGFRTAMIQIGMGTNESLN
- a CDS encoding DUF4271 domain-containing protein; this translates as MCLLWLCGLSLGPATARAAEYRPLPPAPRAGLTADWLIFDEPRNRLVLYLPDYHQPAHAYYQWLTIRPGKGLPVSFTAREKLSLFLDNRLVFTARVPASYTVDLSLLLPAGSPAGPHLLCVWQPDAAPDLASFSNAVPLVAAKPGAASSASLAAQPRPRGHQGQNVFVGFLLLIGLCYGGLRATYQPGFTRIYQLEGLWGKGAAEQDFLIKPTLTWLNLVLVLLFSLSFALLLVAIHTNIQSIVILRRLFDVAESAIMVRVLLYTLLVAGFVLGKYLFLELLGYIFDVTELVTIQYREFIRTILFMGLFLPVVMLLYLGLNQRLPETVLWVSNGVVSLLLVGTLLRVARTLHRKTSLLNLHLFSYLCATEVIPLIILLKLIVFTY
- a CDS encoding uroporphyrinogen-III synthase; the encoded protein is MAESKDQPGAGRHTRRISSILVTQPKPTNDVSPYFSIAEKYGIKVDFREFIEVQPVSYKDFRKEKVNIAEHTAVIFTSRNAVDHFFRICQEAKIEMPAEMKYFCISEQTANYLQKYIVLRKRKLFVGQRTAADLFEVIRKHKGEKFLYPCSDIRKDDIPEFMRANSLKFTEAVIYRTVASDLSDLSDVKYDCIAFFSPSGISSLFINFPDFEQNGTRIAAFGPTTAKAVVDAGLELDIEAPQPNAPSMTGAIEAYIRLHHGTEAPREKKQSK
- a CDS encoding YraN family protein, with translation MPTAAHQLGHDGEETALQYLLARGYKLLYRNFRHRRAEVDLIMHRGRELLVFVEVKTRSSAQYGHPEEFVTERKRQLLRLAAEHLQEELNWAGDIRFDILALSPTTQGLRIEHFEDAFW
- a CDS encoding MraY family glycosyltransferase — translated: MNALGIQLGLSSLWAFLVALFAVPSIIYIAHLKNMLDTPNVRTVHESLTPRLGGVAVFAGFMSALTIFAPLNNGVQQLLAGCIVLFFVGLKDDLVSISVAKKFVGQLLATGVVMIMADVRITSFQGILGIQELPIGISYAFTFFAIVGITNAINLIDGLDGLAGSIVLIIVSTFGYYFYRYGGPDFQNYVFVSVCVVGGILGFLRYNFHKATIFMGDTGSLVCGFIVSILTIQFIEMGLKVGQPFASSAPSVAVGILFVPLFDTLRVFIVRMMAGRSPFSPDKNHVHHRILAMGFQQIGTVILLGLLNIVVILFVINFAYLGNTILIAMLVAFSLLLSVFLGVYHSRAERQRVAS
- a CDS encoding PorP/SprF family type IX secretion system membrane protein yields the protein MKKALLTAIVFSFAFGTAMAQQQPQFSHYGFNGMFLNPAYAGIKGQGEITALGRSQYFGYNATFDNGGSPQTYMLTASLPVAAIGGGLGIGIYRDKIAELTTTNVQLSYSKHIKIGEGRLGIGVQGIFNNIYQGTYRAIDQDDIKVPREGADRKIDAGVGVWYESDKLYAGLSVNNLLRSSYKFNSQVVGGKTAEYINENHAYLTAGYNIEASSSVVVTPTVLMKVVLPGKFGDDSKFAFKNNSYEAGVRATFNDRFWGGLGYRYDESVTALGGLSFSKDNAMRVGLAYDLIAFNQDARALSSFEIMLSYRLPKPGLAIRPAIRTPRYSF
- the lipB gene encoding lipoyl(octanoyl) transferase LipB; the protein is MSLYSACVSPTDVGATPEPAAAPATTGQNRRVSVRRLGLVDYQPAWDAQEQLLAETLATKTLNRQRQEAGELPEPTANYLLLCEHPHVYTLGKSGKPEHLLLDEAGLTAHQATFHRINRGGDITYHGPGQLVGYPIFDLDNFFTDIHRYLRLLEEAVILTLAEYGVRAGRIAGLTGVWLDFEEGAANPRKICAMGVKCSRWVTMHGFALNVNTDLSYFGYIVPCGITDKAVTSLRQELGHAVPLAEVQDRLLPHLARLFGASLATESAL
- a CDS encoding toxin-antitoxin system YwqK family antitoxin; amino-acid sequence: MLRILPVTPMRLLRFSVLLPVLLLLGACSKKTVSFNSRPDAPVVLASSDTLTTAADTTAAPSLQAKRTALTKDQEKAAKEKEKLAQRKPKKKKNVFLGERIKKGYVKSGPKGKNQYVEIFYYLRTFQQPNPFAPARYYFNPRKRKIFKANTELNAGTDKVLHGPYKKMQGGKVIETGYFAVGTRHLRWEKFNRDNTLLAKTHYEMGFPRDANVTYYDAGQKQVKEVVPYYNGKLEGDYVRYNENGQMEWVGQFENGKRVGNWDRYWGFRNTRNRLRYQYQYGESGYDPEVTEPVLVKEYNRNGVLIYEKDKLDNRDKPDTARPGSKR